Below is a genomic region from Salmo salar chromosome ssa11, Ssal_v3.1, whole genome shotgun sequence.
cacccctcatagcctggttcctctttaggtttcttcctaggttttttcctttctagggagtttttcctagccaccatgcttctacacctgcattgcttgctgtttggggttttaggctgggtttctgtacagcactttgagatatcagctgatgtaagaagggctatataaataaattagatttgatttagaAAGGGTCACTTGGGAAATAACACgtgaagaaacagagagagagtttatTTAGATGAAGAGATCAATTCAACAACTGGCTCTGGTCTACTTAAAGGCCCATTCCTCTCCATGTTGTAGTACTCACACGACTTCCTGTTGAGGCGGGAGCGTTTGCGTGTCTTGGGGCTGGACGGCCTCTCTGTGGGGTTCCTGGTAACAGACTTGACTAGGCGATCCATGATCTCATCCGTAGCATCATCCTGGGAGCTGGCACTGTCCTCTTTGGCCACAGACATCTGGGATGGAGAAACTGGGCCTAGACCTGGGGACGaaatcaaatccaactttatttaAAATGGGGacgaaatcaaatcaaactttatttaaaatgGGGacgaaatcaaatcaaacttttaaacacacacagttgaagaagtttacaaacaccttagccaaatacatttaaactcagtttttcacaattcctgatatttaatcctagtaaaaattccctatcttatGTCTGTTAGGAtcactagtctaaagaaggccagtttaattgcttctttaaatcagaacaacagttttcagctgtgctaacataattgcaaaagggttttctaatgattaattagccttttaaaatgataaacttggattagctaacacaacgtgccattggaacacaggagtgatggttgctgataatgggcctctgtacgccaatgtagatattccatgacaaaaaaatcagccgtttccagctacaatagtcatttacaacattaacaatgtctacactgtatttctgatcaatttgatgtcatttaaaaaaatgggcacatttttttgttgcttttctttcataaacaaggacgtttctaagtgaccccaaacttttcaacggtcgtatatatatatatatatatatataaccctccAGAGACTGCTGGGATGCAGAGATTTATTATGTTTCATTATGCCTGAAATACCAACCCATTCCTGGGTTAGCACCATGTTAGCAGACAGAGGTCCTGCTGGGtgagtgtatctgtgtgtctgcatCTCTGGGGGTCTTACTGCGGTAGCCCCGGTTGCGGCGCAGGTTCCCCTGGTGGTCGGTGCTGCTGGAGATGTTGAGGATGTTCTTCATGTTCTCATGCTCCTCCTGGGCCGGCTCTGGATCTACAGGCCTGGAGACAAGGGAGGGGCTGTCCTGGGACTGGGGAGAGACCGCACCAGAGAACTTCTCCGTCTGAGAAGGGGGGAggacagaaagggagggagagggaaagagcgagagtgtgagagagggagggagtgtgagagagagaaaaagagcgagagagcgagagagaaaaagagcgagagagcgagagagcgagagagagaaaaagagagagagcgaaaaagagcaagagagcgagagagaaaaagagcgagagagcgagagagagagaggcagcatgGATTCAGACACTGGTGTAAAAGGTAGGAGGAGTGTAATGACTTCTGAAATCCACTTTGCATTTTAAATGAGAAAATGTCAATGTGTGAAGCCAGTTTTAATAAAACCAGGTTTAATAAAGCCTTAGTGTGGTTTAATAAAACCAGGTTTAATAAAGCCAGGTTTAATAAAGCCATAGTGTGGTTTAATAAAGCCAGGTTTAATAAAGCCATAGTGTGGTTTAATAAAGCCAGGTTTAATAAAGCCATAGTGGGGTTTAATAAAGCCAGGTTTAATAAAGCCATAGTGGGGTTTAATAAAGCCATAGTGTGGTTTAATAAAGCCAGGTTCAATAAAGCCATTGTGTGGTTCAATCTTGCTCTACCatcccctacccctaccctctacccctacccccaGACCTagccctaccctctacccccagacctagccctaccctctacccctaccctctacccccagacctagccctaccctctaccccctagccccaaacctagccctaccctctatccccagACCTAGCCCTACCCCCTAGCCCCAgacctaccctctaccctctacccctacccccaAACCTagccctaccctctacccccagacCTAGCCCTACCCCCTAGCCCCAGacctaccctctacccctacccccaGACCTagccctaccctctacccccagaccgagccctaccctctacccctaccctcaACCCCCAGACCTAGCCCTATCCTCTAGCCCCAGAcctacccctaccctctacccccagacCTAGCCCCAGACCtacccccctaccctctacccctaccctctacccctaccctctacccctacccccaGACCTAcaccctaccctctacccctaccctctaccccaaCCCCCTAGCCCCAGACCTACACCCCAGACCCACCTCAGTGATCATCTTTCCCCTGGTCTTGGTGCGTTCCCTGTGGGTAGCCCGCTTGTGTTTCTGGGTCAGGACCCTCTCCCTGGTGGTCCGGTACTCCAGAGAAAACTCACTGATAATCTTACAAAAGTGGGTGACTTTAGTGTCCCGAACAGAGTAGGATGGCTGACCTAGGTACAGCAGGAAGGAATGGaacctgagagaaagagagagaggggtagggagagagaaagagagagaggggtagggagagagaaagagagagaggggtagggagagagaaagagagagaggggtagatagagagaaagagagagaggggtagatagagagagagagagggatagagagaaagagagagagggatagggagagagaaagagagggatagggagagagaaagaggggtagggagagagaaagagaggtagggagagagaaagagaggggtagggagagagaaagagaggggagagaaatagaggggagagaaagagaggggtagggagagagaaagagaggtagggagagagaaagagaggtagggagagagagagaaagagagagagggatagggagagagaaagagagagggatagggagagagaaagagagggatagggagaaagaaagagagggatagggagaaagaaagaaagaaagagagggatagggagagagaaagagggggatagggagagagaaagagggggatagggagagagaaagagggggatagggagagagaaagagggggatagggagagaaagagaggtagggagagagaaaggggtagggagagagaaagagaggtagggagagagaaagagaggtagggagagagaaagagaggtagggagagagaaagagaggtagggagagagaaagaggtagggagagagaaagaggggtagggagagagaaagagagaggggtagggagagagaaagagagaggggtagggagagagaaagaggggagagcgagggagagaggggtttTAGAGGGTAAGGGGATATTTCATGTGTATGGTTGTAGTTAGAAGTATGGAATGACTTTCCGTCATGTAAGCCAATTACCTACATCATTATTCAACTAGAAATCCTCTTTCCTGTTTATGTGTCTCAGTGAATGTGGTTTGTTATAAAAGGCTCCACATctagggctctgtgtgtgtgtgtgtgtctagtgtgtgtcctgtgtgtgtgtgtgtgtgtaagtcaccTGTTGATGATGCGTCTGTGAACCACCTTCAGGATGATAATCCTCTCTGTACAGTCTTTAAGGAAGTCGGTCAACTTGTTCTTCAGGACAGCCTTGGTCTCGTGTTTAGACATCACCTTTAGATTGTCCCACGATGTCTTACACTTCCTCTCCAGCTGAACCAGGTTATCTGACAGCTGCTCAAACTCCACCTGGAGacggggagacagagggacagacagcgaGGGACGgccggacagacagagacagggggacagacagGGGGACAGACAGCGAGGGACGgccggacagacagagagagacagacagagggacagacagagagtgtgagaCAGAGTTTAACACAACAGGTCCATTGTATCATTCTGactagtcagcatttcactgtaaaggtctactacacctgttgtattcagcatttcactgtaaggtctactacacctgttgtattcagcatttcactgtgaggtctactacacctgttgtattcagcatttcactgtgaggtctactacacctgttgtattcagcatttcactgtgaggtctactacacctgttgtattcagcatttcactgtaaggtctactacacctgttgtattcagcatttcactgtgaggtctactacacctgttgtattcagcatttcactgtaaggtctactacacctgttgtattcagcatttcactgtgaggtctacacctgttgtattcagcatttcactgtaaaggtctacacctgttgtattcagcatttcactgtaaggtctactacacctgttgtattcagcatttcactgtaaggtctactacacctgttgtattcagcatttcactgtaaggtctactacacctgttgtattcagcatttcactgtaaggtctactacacctgttgtatttagcatttcactgtaaggtctactacacctgttgtattcagcatttcactgtaaggtctcctacacctgttgtatttggcgcatgtgactaataaaatgttgaTTTGATTTTTTGCTGCTTCATAGAACCTACAACCCAAATAAGCATGTCCTAATTAAACTAGATCAAACTATATTTAAATCCCATGAATCTGTGGGGGGGACAGAGCAGAGAGTCATTGATTtccatagagcactacttttacCCAGGGTCCCCCCCCGTCTACAGGGAGTCTTACTTTAGCAGAGCGTGTGATGGAGGGGATCTCAGAATAGACATCGGAGGTGTCCGTGTAGTTGTCTACTATGAAGTTACAGGTGTGATGGAGCAGAGACTGTCTGTGGACCGTATCCTTCACCTCGGTTACCTTCTCCAAGTAGTTCAGCTCAAAACCtttagcctgcagagagagacagagccagggggggacagagagagggacagacagagggacagagccaGGGgagcacagacagagggacagagccaggggggacagagagagggacagagccaggggggacagagagagggacagagccaggggggacaaagagagggacagagccagGGGGGAGACAGAGCCAGGGGGGAAGACAGAGCCAGGGGGGAGACAGAGCCAGGGGGGAGACAGAGTCAGGGGGAGACAGAGCCAGGGGggacaaagagagggacagagccaggggggacggacagagagagggggggacagagagacagagccagagggagggtgacagagagacagagggtgacagagagagagggagggtgacagagagagagggagggtgacagagagggagggagggtgacagagagggagggagggtgacagagagggagggagggtgacagagagggagggagggtgacagagagagagacagagagagggggggacagagccagggggagacagagccagggggggggggggagggacagagagacagagccagagggagggtgacagagagagagggagggtgacagagagagagggagagacagagcgagacagatggGCAGACAGAaaatcagacagacaggcgaTATGACAGTCAGAGGTAAACTACATTAGACTCAAAACTACAACAATCAACCCATCTAACAATAAACAGTAAATATACTCTACTGAACCGTTTCCTCCTTCCCCCTTCAGGATAAACATCTTCTAACCAGCTTAACCAACTCAAAGTCATTGTGAAGCCAAGTCATTGTGAAGCCAAGTCATTGTGAAGCCAAGTCATTGTGAAGTCAAGTCATTGTGAAGCCAAGTCATTGTAAAGTCAAGTCATTGTAAAGTCAAGTCATTGTAAAGCCAAGTCATTGTGAAGCCAAGTCATTGTGAAGCCAAGTCATTGTGAAGCCAAGTCATTGTGAAGCCATAAGGCAGGTGATTTGTACCAAGGCATTAAAGCTTTCTGCTCCAGACAGCACGTCGTTCCTGTATCAACTGTGGGTTCAATCTAATCCCTTCACTCATTGAAATTGTTACAAAGTGTATAAAAACTATTCTAATAAAGGCACCAGTTGGATGAAGATTCTCCAAACTTTTATAATCCAACAATTATTAACTGAATTATAGCACAGATACTGATTGGAGTTTAAGGGATTTTGGTAGGAATTGAGGTTTTGAATTTGTCGTCAAATATtgagaagaaaaaatatatatatatatgagtgcatatttttttatatatatatatttttatatatgagtgcatatttttttatatatatattttattgtatCAGGTATATTTTGTGTTGGAATAAAGAACATTATTTGTGCCTCATTTGCATAAATACACCAGGTGTATTTTATTTGCATATATTATTAAATTAACAAACATTTCAACTGTATTAAATTATTACTTTTTTAATTTTAATGAAATAAAGTTCTTTCTTGTGATGTGGAGACGATGTGTTAAATCCCTGACTAAGTTTTACCGTTCTGATTCAACGGGAAAGACAAACGTATTCCATTGACACCATTTCCGGGGTGTTTTTCGACAGGTCATTATACAAACATTTCCGCGGTCGTAACGTTACGTGACAAGTGGATTTTTTTTGCACCCCACCTCAAACACAGgaagtagatgttttttgcacccCCCTCAAACACAGGAAGTAGATATTTTTTGCACCCCACCTCAAACACAGGAAGTAGATATTTTTTGCACCCCACCTCAAACACAGGAAGTAAATGTTTTTTGCACCCCCTCAAACACAGgaagtagatgttttttgcaccccctcaaacacaggaagtagatgttttttgcaccccctcaaacacaggaagtagatgttttttgcacccCCCCTCAAACACAGGAAGTAGATGTTTTTTTGCACCCCACCTCAAACACAGGAAGTAGATGTCTGAAAAAGACAGCTCCTCAGGTGGGCGGGTTTATGCACACTTGCTAGTCCACTTGAGGTGATATTTTTACATTGTTGTACGATACGAGGCCTTACATTCCTAATGCCCTAtatagccctatgggccctggtcaacagtagtgcaccactatacagggaacagggttccatttgggacgcagaggaaGAAGAACACACTTACACTGGTACTGTTGAGGAAGTTTCCAATGGCCAAAAGCGTTGCTAGGATGCGCTTAAAGGTTTTGTTTTTGGCGAGCTGCTCCATGCCTAGTTTCAGGTCGAAGAGAGGCTCAGCTATCTCCTGTACAGAGACGAAGAGAAGAGATGAACGACATTCAGGGGAAAGAGAGACTCAGCTATCTCCTGTACAGAGACAAATAGATTAATAACATTCAGGGGGAAGAGAGGCTCAGATATCTCCTGCACAGAGACGAAGAAATTAACAACATTCAGGGGGAAGAGAGACTCAGCTATCTCCTGCACAGAGACAAAGAGATTAACAACATTCAGGGGGAAACAAACTGCATCAAACAGGCTCGGCAGTCAGTGAGGATTCACAGTCCACTACACTAGTGCTGCACATGATGACTGGAGATGTAGGATACTCATGGTCCCACATTCCATGGACCCTTATCAGTTTCTGAATGAGGCACGAGGACTATTCCATAATGAGAGCAGAACACTAGCCTGGGCCCAGATCAGTTTCTGAATGAGGCACGTGGACTATTCCATAATGAGAGCAGAACACTAGCCTGGGCCCAGATCAGTTTCTGAATGAGGCACGAAGACTATTCCATAATGAGACTAGTAGAACACTAGCCTGGGCCCAGATCAGTTTCTGAATGAGGCACGAGGACTATTCCATAATGAGACTAGCAGAACAGACTGCATCCAAGGCCAGATGCTTTAGGAATACAGAGCCCCCCTGATCCTACCTTCTCCAGGGTTTCATAGTTGAGTTTGAAGGCCCAGAGCTGTAGTCGAGCGCTGAGGCCACTGATGGACGATAGGGTGAGGAGAAACTGTTCTGCTGAGCCCAGGGGGACGTCGGGGTTAGCCAGCTGAGCCTCCTGGATCTTCTGCTTCTCCTCCTCACTAGGAGTCATCGTCAGGATTTTCTACAAGACAACAGATGACTGGAGTTAGAGGCATGGATTTtctagaggaggaagagagagagggggatgactggaAAAGATGACTGGAGTCATGGATTTTTCTAGAGGGGGATGACTGGAAAAGATGACTGGAGTCATGGATTTTCTAGAGGGGGAAGAAAGTGGGGGATGACTGGAGGCATGGATTTtctagaggaggaagagagagagggatgactggAGTCATGGATTTtctagaggaggaagagagagagggggatgactggaACAGAGGACTAGAGTCATAGATTTGTACCACAGACAAAGGAAAATCAGAGGACTAAGAAAGTGTGAGTAGTAGACATTttgttatttaaaaataaaaaaggtgcTTTGTTGACAGAGAGATTTTCAGGTATACCGTCATTGACAGTAAACACAAATTCATCTACACTAGAGAAATAGTGTAGTTCTCCCCCTGAACCCTTCGCAGGTCACTGATGTTCTATGTCAGAATGCACTGATCCTGGTGTAAACAGCCCTACAGATCCTGTTCAGTTGTAACTGTAACGGTAACAGCCCCACCCAGTGGTGAAAAGACAGTATCACCTCGATGCCTTCCTTGTTGATGGCAAACTCGTCAAAGTTGAGGATGGCGGTCTTGATGACGTGGACAGCCGGTAGTACGGTCATTCCGATGTTGATGGCGTTGCTCCTCTTAGAATCTAACACCAGTATCTCTGCCTTCTTCACTTCTGCTCCTTTCTGCAAGGACGAACGACATAGAAAAGATTTACAATTCTCCAGTCAGTTCTCCAGTCAGTTCTCCAGTCAATTCTCCAGTCAATTCTCCAGTCAATTCTCCAGTCAATTCTCCAGTCAATTCTCCAGTCAATTTACCTGTTAATTAAGCAGTCAATTCACCAGTCAATTCACCAGTCAATTCACCAACAGAGAATACAGTTAATATTGCTTTTACTTCATTCCTGCTTTACAGTACTTGAGACAGCTTTACATAAtttacacaggcagtccaattGACATATTTTGCCAATTATTTAggcatatctgatattttccctTCATGTGTAAATGGCAACAAAAACACATGGAATCTGATCTTTTGATTTCTGAGCTGATGTAAATCACCTCACCTTTAGAGCCACGGGGAGCTCCTTGGCCTTGGACTCAAACAGGTGTTCCAGCTTGGCCGTATCCACGGTGACCTTATCCAGCGATGCCCACACCGTCCCGCGTCCGAATTTACACTTCCTGggactgtctgactgtttgagtTCTTTCCAGAACAACTTGACCGTCTTTCTCTTCTTGGCAAAGGCCGGGTCTGGAggctgggaggaagaggaggagaaaggtggAGGGGGAGCtccaggaggagggggaggaagaggggagcagAGACCTCCACCCGGTgggggaagaggtggaggagggggactCAGACACGGAgccccaggaggaggaggaggaggagggggtggaggagcggAGGCTAGTCCAGGcataggtggaggaggaggtgggacgccaccaccaccaccactggccCGACCAACACCCACGTCAAAGACATCCACGTCCAGAacatctatatcctcctcctccatgaGGTCAGAGAAGTCCAGGTCTTTAATCTTCAGAGCTTTGGAGCTGGGTTGGAGCAGGTCCCAGGcgtcagtctgtctgtccctggtcAGAGGGGTCATCTGGGTTCTCTCTAGGTTTCGGGAGTGGGTCTCTGCATCGATGCTGTACTGCGGACGGACACGCCGGTTCTGCTGCTCCTCTGCCAGCCTGGCCCGCGCTGCCTGGGCACTGCCACCCAGACCCTGCAGCTCTGCCCTCCTGAAACTGTTGTCCTCGCTGGGTAGAGGCTGGGCCTGGTGGGCCTGGGGGAAAACGACCAGTTAGTTCATCAAGGCCATCTGGATCGATTACAAAATGTGGCAATCGAAAGATTTCAAATTTGAATGATATTTTCCAAAAGCTGGACAGATATAAGtttaaattaaaataaacacaATGCTGTTTTTTAATTCAGCATCcccccctgctatagatcagtcagCATGTGTTCATCTCTGCTATAGATGTCTGTATCTGTTCAATAAAGTCAGAACATTTCATTGAAAAGAAAACCCAGACACTAATTAATTCCTACCTTGAGGTTAGATAGACGCTCCTTCACACTGCTACCAGCCCTGCCCAGCCCTCTGTGATCCTCTGGCTCTCCGGAGAGGCTCTCCTCGGGGTCAGGGTCGGTGCCTGACGGGCTCTTCAGGGGACCGGCTGAGAAGTTCTTGGCGTAAAGCATGTTCAGCATGAACTTCTTCTCATTGGAGATGGTGTTCTGTTGGACACTGACACCTACAGGACAGGAGGGAAGGACAACTGCATGTTACGATCATCCTATTCACACACAtagcattatatatatatatatacatatatatacactgctcaaaaaaataaagggaacacttaaacaacacaatgtaactccaagtcaatcacacttctgtgcaatcaaactgtccacttaggaagcaagactgattgacaataaatttcacatgctgttgtgcaaatggaatagacaacaggtggaaattataggcaattagcaagacacccccaataaaggagtggttcagcaggtggggaccacagaccacttctcagttcctatgcttcctggctgatgttttggtcacttttgaatgctggcggtgctttcactctagtggtagcatgagacagagtctacaacccacacaagtggctcaggtagtgcagctcatccaggatggcacatcaatgcgagctgtggcaagaaggtttgctttgTCTGTCAGCTTAGTGTCCAGAGcttggaggcgctaccaggagacaggccagtacatcaggagacgtggaggaggccgtaggagggcaacaacccagcagcaggaccgctaactccgcctttgtgcaaggaggagcaggagaagcactgccagagccctgcaaaatgacttccagcaggccacaaatgttcatgtgtctgctcaaacggtcagaaacagactccatgagggtggtatgagggcccgacgtccacaggtgggggttgtgcttacagcccaacaccgtgcaggacgtttggcatttgccagagaacaccaagattggcaaattcgccactggcgccctgtgctcttcacagatgaaagcaggttcacactgagcacgtgacagacgtgacagagtctggagaggccgtggagaacgttctgctgcctgcaacattctccagcatgaccggtttggcggtgggttagtcatggtgtggggtggcatttctttggggggctgcacagccctccatgtgctcgccagaggtagcctgactgccaataggtaccgaaatgagatcctcagaccccttgtgagaccatatgctggtgcggttggccctgggttcctcctaatgcaagaca
It encodes:
- the LOC106562854 gene encoding FH1/FH2 domain-containing protein 1 isoform X4 encodes the protein MAIITCRVQYLEDSDPFVCTNFPEPRRPPPYDLDENIALIEQIAGVHKLLEAPLKLEECALQMAPNGNYLDLDLSLGEQKDDVEQLYDDVAKGKKPILILRTQLSVRVHSILEKLYNSHGPELRRSLFSLKQLFQDDKDLVPEFVNSEGLMCFIKVGVEADHNYQNYILRALSQIMLFVDGMNGVIDHNDTVQWLYTLSGSLSRLVVKTALKLLIVFVEYTELNSPLLIQAVNTVDGKRGVKPWSYLTEILEEKNGTDTELFILTMNLINKTLASLPDQDSFYDVTDCLEQQGMEHIMHKHMSSKVTEPDLKQQFTIYERALRHEDGEMDAAPHIRKERRKVTASEQEGRRNRRSSAQNLPDILSSSSPTTSNTIALSSSSSPTTSNTISLSSSSSTPLSPSTSSPFSPTSSTLSPSTSSPFSPTSSSTLSPSTTSPFSPSSSSPSNSPTAGLSRTTSPLPSSSPSHSSSPLTPTSSPSDSGSQRSSPLPPPEVTNGTAASPSPTEQEPKATANLGRSFLSHHMSALGISRRSRLFNKAGSISEEPAPSASPAASSPSPTDLAGPEKQQQPQTVREQLGNKTERNTFRGTFLRNLVATQWEKTSRSQHEKLQDKLSQDDPIVTSPRAEEETSSADSSPSTPTEAPFQASGSETEPELHAGGQVSGETGPIQSALEQPHPADTQATHNDPGVSVQQNTISNEKKFMLNMLYAKNFSAGPLKSPSGTDPDPEESLSGEPEDHRGLGRAGSSVKERLSNLKAHQAQPLPSEDNSFRRAELQGLGGSAQAARARLAEEQQNRRVRPQYSIDAETHSRNLERTQMTPLTRDRQTDAWDLLQPSSKALKIKDLDFSDLMEEEDIDVLDVDVFDVGVGRASGGGGGVPPPPPPMPGLASAPPPPPPPPPPGAPCLSPPPPPLPPPGGGLCSPLPPPPPGAPPPPFSSSSSQPPDPAFAKKRKTVKLFWKELKQSDSPRKCKFGRGTVWASLDKVTVDTAKLEHLFESKAKELPVALKKGAEVKKAEILVLDSKRSNAINIGMTVLPAVHVIKTAILNFDEFAINKEGIEKILTMTPSEEEKQKIQEAQLANPDVPLGSAEQFLLTLSSISGLSARLQLWAFKLNYETLEKEIAEPLFDLKLGMEQLAKNKTFKRILATLLAIGNFLNSTSAKGFELNYLEKVTEVKDTVHRQSLLHHTCNFIVDNYTDTSDVYSEIPSITRSAKVEFEQLSDNLVQLERKCKTSWDNLKVMSKHETKAVLKNKLTDFLKDCTERIIILKVVHRRIINRFHSFLLYLGQPSYSVRDTKVTHFCKIISEFSLEYRTTRERVLTQKHKRATHRERTKTRGKMITETEKFSGAVSPQSQDSPSLVSRPVDPEPAQEEHENMKNILNISSSTDHQGNLRRNRGYRSLGPVSPSQMSVAKEDSASSQDDATDEIMDRLVKSVTRNPTERPSSPKTRKRSRLNRKSLRRTLKSGLSVDVVQALGLSNKTGDKL
- the LOC106562854 gene encoding FH1/FH2 domain-containing protein 1 isoform X3, yielding MAIITCRVQYLEDSDPFVCTNFPEPRRPPPYDLDENIALIEQIAGVHKLLEAPLKLEECALQMAPNGNYLDLDLSLGEQKDDVEQLYDDVAKGKKPILILRTQLSVRVHSILEKLYNSHGPELRRSLFSLKQLFQDDKDLVPEFVNSEGLMCFIKVGVEADHNYQNYILRALSQIMLFVDGMNGVIDHNDTVQWLYTLSGSLSRLVVKTALKLLIVFVEYTELNSPLLIQAVNTVDGKRGVKPWSYLTEILEEKNGTDTELFILTMNLINKTLASLPDQDSFYDVTDCLEQQGMEHIMHKHMSSKVTEPDLKQQFTIYERALRHEDGEMDAAPHIRKERRKVTASEQEGRRNRRSSAQNLPDILSSSSPTTSNTIALSSSSSPTTSNTISLSSSSSTPLSPSTSSPFSPTSSTLSPSTSSPFSPTSSSTLSPSTTSPFSPSSSSPSNSPTAGLSRTTSPLPSSSPSHSSSPLTPTSSPSDSGSQRSSPLPPPEVTNGTAASPSPTEQEPKATANLGRSFLSHHMSALGISRRSRLFNKAGSISEEPAPSASPAASSPSPTDLAGPEKQQQPQTVREQLGNKTERNTFSPEDCNVNMDKPVLRKFQGTFLRNLVATQWEKTSRSQHEKLQDKLSQDDPIVTSPRAEEETSSADSSPSTPTEAPFQASGSETEPELHAGGQVSGETGPIQSALEQPHPADTQATHNDPGVSVQQNTISNEKKFMLNMLYAKNFSAGPLKSPSGTDPDPEESLSGEPEDHRGLGRAGSSVKERLSNLKAHQAQPLPSEDNSFRRAELQGLGGSAQAARARLAEEQQNRRVRPQYSIDAETHSRNLERTQMTPLTRDRQTDAWDLLQPSSKALKIKDLDFSDLMEEEDIDVLDVDVFDVGVGRASGGGGGVPPPPPPMPGLASAPPPPPPPPPPGAPCLSPPPPPLPPPGGGLCSPLPPPPPGAPPPPFSSSSSQPPDPAFAKKRKTVKLFWKELKQSDSPRKCKFGRGTVWASLDKVTVDTAKLEHLFESKAKELPVALKKGAEVKKAEILVLDSKRSNAINIGMTVLPAVHVIKTAILNFDEFAINKEGIEKILTMTPSEEEKQKIQEAQLANPDVPLGSAEQFLLTLSSISGLSARLQLWAFKLNYETLEKEIAEPLFDLKLGMEQLAKNKTFKRILATLLAIGNFLNSTSAKGFELNYLEKVTEVKDTVHRQSLLHHTCNFIVDNYTDTSDVYSEIPSITRSAKVEFEQLSDNLVQLERKCKTSWDNLKVMSKHETKAVLKNKLTDFLKDCTERIIILKVVHRRIINRFHSFLLYLGQPSYSVRDTKVTHFCKIISEFSLEYRTTRERVLTQKHKRATHRERTKTRGKMITETEKFSGAVSPQSQDSPSLVSRPVDPEPAQEEHENMKNILNISSSTDHQGNLRRNRGYRSLGPVSPSQMSVAKEDSASSQDDATDEIMDRLVKSVTRNPTERPSSPKTRKRSRLNRKSLRRTLKSGLSVDVVQALGLSNKTGDKL